CACTCAGATCGGTCTAACAAAAGTttataaaaaccaaaacaaaccaaactaaaatCCCCCCCAGACAACCAATTAaataaaaccccagaaaaaccaCCACCTTACACTGTTTGAAAAGGTGAGAGAcactttttaataaaatctgCACAGCTTCTTTAATCAGGGCAAGACAAAAATTAGATGGAAAATGTTTCCTTAGCATGGAATCCCCTCAGTCCCCGTCCTTACCCAGATACCACTTTCTTTTCATCATCACTCTCATATTCAGCAAGAatcagctcctcctcattgtgATCCAGCTGGTCTAGAGCatcctctccagctccctgtgaAAGAGCCTCCTTGCTGAGCTGAAGAAGGCGCTTtgcctcatcatcctcacatcTCTGGAAGGAATACAAAGGCACAGCATTTCCCATATAAAAAAAGAGTGGCACAGGGGTTGCTTTATGGCATGAACAGGGCAGAAGACAGCACAGGTCTCTCACAGAAGGCTGAAGCTGTTCAGCCCTACAGAAATCAGCTGTTACCAAAACCAAAGACCTGCCCACACAGATGGTTATGAAGGGGAAACATAAAGGACCTTCTCTGCAAAAGGCCTGCTGAACTAATAGACCCTCAATGAAATGTTCATGTAATCCAGTATTAGCTGCTTAAAGTGgcccataaaagatgtctgcctGAGAGAAAATGGTATGTAAATAAGCCTGAACAAACAAACATGTAAAGACATAATCAAACACTCTGCACATTTAACTCAAAGCTAGAATCAGCTCAGCATCTGGTTTAGAACAAGATTTCTCTTCCTGATTTTTCTCCAGATGTATGACTGTTACTCTAACACAAGTCTACCTCTCTACAAAAATTCAGTTGAACTGCTGAAGAACAGTTTTCTGATTAACTTCTGTgtcacaaaaaagaaaagttcatttttttccatctcaaaACAGTATCTTCCAATGTTAATGAGCATTTTATTACCATGGAATATACAGAAAATGCAGTTAGTAAGCACTAACTTAGAAAAGAAGAATCAGTCGCTTTTCTAAATCTCCATCATATTTGCCTCAGttgctttcttgcttttcaTCATGCTTCTCATTTCACATGCTCTTCAGTCTCTTTTAAGAGACAAGTTCTTTGTTCcatttggtttttatttgccATTCTCTACTATTTCTGTCATATCCTTTTGACAGGACTTGACCAAAACATTACACAGTATTTGAGATGGAGCACACTAGAAATCAATAGCCTGGCAGCCTAATAAATCTATCTGGGGACCTGAACTGAGTATTTCTGGGAAGTATAATTCATATAATCAAAAACCATCAAGAGCACTGAGGCCAGTTCATGCACCTAAATGAGAGGAAATATGTATCTGTGAACTTTAATACCATTTTTATTCCAGAAATACAGACTGTTTCACATATTTTCATAAAACAGAGATCTTTCCAAAAAAAGCCTCTGAGTATTaaagctttttaaagaaaagcagaaagccAGAAGGCAATCAGAACACACATCATTTCTGCCCACACACAAAAATTGTCACAGAAAATCATTGATGCACAAATTGTTTTTCACACctgcacttttaaaatttaacaaaTAATTTCAGATGACCAATTTCAGAAACCTCATACAAAGAGCTCCTCAAACAGATGGGTTGGAAAAGTCAGTGTGAAGTCACACATAAGCAAATATGAACAACACTGAAGGTAACCAAAACAGAAAGTTTTGATCTCTGTGGAATAACTCACCTTCCTCTTTGCTGCGTATTTTAACTGCACGTTTTGCCGAATTTTCTCAAGACGATCTTCTCGCTTTTTCCTTCTGATCTGCTCTTCCTACAAAAATGGGGGAGTGTAGGCAGGATTACGTGGATTTAGTCCTTAACCCTTGGTATCACTACTTAGGCTCTGGGCATTGAAAAAAGAGTAAGGGAAACAAATTTTCCGGGACAGGGCCAGGACAGGGTTCTGTTCTCTCTGCGTGCTCCCCTACAGTGTTACTCTGCTCAAAGCAATACAAAGCAGTAATTTCCTGTCTTGGGCAACCTGCAGTCAAAGACACACCACCACCAAATTTGCCTGACGTGTTCTCCACTCACCATCCAGGATACAGGAACAGTTTGCCCAGAGAGGTGCTGGAGTTCCCAGGAGATGCTAAACAGCCTCCTGGACACTGGGTACCGCGCTCTAGGGAGAGGCCGTTCTAGGCGACCCccagggtcccttccagccccagccacgCTGTGTCTATGCGATATCAGCCCTCGTTATTTCATCCATCCTCTACACACGAGCGCATCCCCACCTTCAGCCTGTCCACCATGTCCCGCTCCTCTTTCCTCTGCACGAAGGCCGTGACCCAGTCCGGCTGCCCGGCCGTGTCCGCGCTCCCCGGCCGCGCCTGCTGCGGGCTCAGCCCGTCCTGCCCGCCGGCCCCGAGcgccagcagctgctcctcctcctgccgcCGCTTCTCCTCCCAGTCCCGGAGCCACGCCAGGGCCCCGCAGATGAGGCTCAGCGATTTTCCCTGTCACGGAGAGCCGGCAAGGTGAGGAGCGCTGCCGCCaccgccgcggccccgcccggccgcAGCCGCGGCTCGGCCCCGCCGCCTCACCGTGCCCGTGGGGCTCTCGAAGATGCCAACCCGGCCGGCCTCCAGCGCGCCGTACAGCGCCTCCATGAACTGCTCCTGGATGCGGTACGGAGTGTAGGGGAACGGGAACCGGCCCGGCACTGGgcccgctgccgccgccccgCTCTCCATCCCGCCGCGCTTCGAACCgagcgccgcggccgcggccgccccTTCCCGTGACGCAGCGGAAGGAGCGCCCCGCGCTGCTCTCTATGCACAGAGCTCCCTTCCCGAGCTGTCATCCCTTTCCCCGTCCCCTCCCGTCACGCACGGACAGAAAATtacatttcagaggaaaaaaaaaagaaagaaaaaaaaaagttttatttaggatgagtgaaaaatgcgtattttatgattggcttttcacaaatattaaaattaatattgtaatataatataaatattatgttagaaagttatgctgtagtAATTTTCTTGAGTATTgtgtgtgttaaatatagttttgggTTAtgacataatgttaaaatagaaactatgctatgtaggatactttttttaaggAAACTACTTGCACCGAGATAGCAGCTAGAGGACACCTAAATctgtcagagaaaaagaatttattgctctcccatcagaagaaacgaacttcatCCTGCCTCGCTCAGCCCTTAAGACACTGccaggattaagaggaagaagctgacactgacctgACAGAATCCTGGGTTTGAATGGAATATATGCAtaatgtatgaggtgtatgaatatgcaataggctattgcttttaagggttaatcctctgttaatgtgtgttctttttcaggcttattttgcccagaaagaggtacctggactTCCGTaagtctttgtttttattgtctcatattatcctaatccaaattgtccaaattattattactctaattatattactattttataGCCATtatattactattaaacttttaaaattttagaaacaagtgattggcatttttcccAGATGGAAACATACAGTAATAAAACACTGCCATATAGAAAGGGTTTATATAATACTCAGTCCTGTATTTGAACTGTATATGTTCATACCCTGGAAACAACAGTGACCTAAAGAAGAGCAGCATAAAAAGAACAAGACAACTGCAATCAGTCTCTGGACCAGCAGTGAGAACTCATCGTGTACTGGTTCAGGTTAGGCCATCTGGGGGCAAATCCTTTCTTTCTGGGTTAAATAATATAAGGCTATATTTTTGTCCATGTTTTGTTGATGTCCGATGTTGGAAGCAGTTTCAAATCAGCAACAACAAATCTGGGAGAAGCTATAGACTTCCCTTCAACTGGAAGCACTTCTGCATCCAGGTTTTCTGGAGCAGCCATTGGTTTTGTGTTACCTAGCTATCATGAGGTAGGAATTCCTTATCCCATGTAAAGATttggaaaatagaaagaaaagagaaacagattTAAGTTCAGACTATTCATTTAGTTTCTTCCTTGCAGTCATAGCCCTTTTCCTTAAAAagaaagctctgcagaaaatTGTATCTAGATTTCATCTACAGAACAGATAGACAACTGAGTAAAATTATAAACTGGTTTATTAACCTTTAGACTGAAACATTTGGAGGCTCCTGGTTTTTCATAGGTTATACTCATTTGGAAACACACGTTGGAAATTCATGCTAGAGCGTGAGGTACAATGGACAGCACTGCTTACAGACTGAACATCATCCTGTCACATGGAACAAGGTGTGATGCAGCAGACTAAACCCCCCTGTTTCAGATGATCTGCAGATTTTGGAAGACACTACTACACTGGTTATACCGATCCCCAAAGTTTGTTTACAACACTCAGGGCTGAAAAACATTTGCAGTACAAACAAAGGTACTCAAAAGCACCTCAAAGCAGCAAACTGACTCAAATATTGTCAAATATTGTCagcacaaaaagaagaaaaagccatACTTTGGTTTATGTCTTTTACCATTATGAGTATGTTCTTTGCTGAAAAATACACAAGATTGATTTCATTTTGGACAGGGTCTTTTTGAAAGGGTATTTAGATACAGGACTTTTCCATACTCTGCCTACAGATCTTCCTGGAAGCAGAATCTATTTACTGAGGGAGCAGAAGGGGCAGGGTGAGTGTGGAGTGTGCAGCATGGTACAGCCCAAATTTTCAACATTCAGCTCTTCCCTTCCCAGACATGCTCCATGCAATTTCTCACCTTGTGAGCAGTCTCTCTACTGGCTCAGTGTTGTGCTGCTTCTGGTCACAGACCTGCTTCTCTTCATTCATCCAAAAGGTTAAAGCCAAGCTGGGGACTGCAGGTCCTGatcagaggaaggaaaacaggCATAATAAATACTTGTCATGGTAGCAGTGCTGTAGGGTGGGATTACAGGAGGATAAGTATTTAGGAGCTGAAAGTAACCTAGACCATAGGAAAATGATGCCCAGAAACACGCATCAGGGTCTCTGTCTGTCCTTCCATGCACACCGTGACACCCCTGTTCAGGTCCATTGACCAGGGCCAGTTCAGGTAGCACACACAGGTCAACGAGATGTCCAGAGAGCTGCCTGACAGCTCACTGCCTTCTCACAGGTGTCTGGATGTTTGTCCTGCTGCACTTCCGGACCAAAAATGTCTCCTGATGATTTTTGTGTAAGAAAACTATTGATTCCTCAAACCATTTTCTCTCCATCACCTTTCTTTCTGGTGTTTTCTGCCATGTCTGGAGCCCTGTTTAGTGCTTTGTGGATCCTGTCTTAATGGATCAGCCAAGCACACACAGATCTGGGCAAGAGACAAGATTTGATCTGCTCACACATTatcaacagcagcagcccaaaGGCAGAATTTCCTGTCCTGTGCTCCAGAAAAATGGCTGTTTGACTGCCTCTTTCCAGATGGATTTTACAGGGCTGGCAGTGAGCAGAAAGAAGGAGTCACACACACCTGTCCATGCACAAACAGTGCCTgggggagggggcagcagggaggaagcaggagcagcagaggatgGAGTGTTCGGAACGCAGGTGTCTGTGACATCagtggcagagcagcacaggtgacagctccagcagtgcaagTGGGCCCCAACTGTCACAGgcactgctcccagtgccatGACGGCCTTGTGGGCTTATCTGGCTTTGTCTGGTGAGTAGGACATGTCCCTCCTCCAAACCCAGCTGTGGGGAAGGGCAGCCaacccagctgctctgcactcTCCCCATTACTCCTCAAAAGGAAGGGATGAAGCATCCTCCAATGCCTCAGGTGCAGAGATCCATGGGCTTGTAATTTTGGTAGTTTTCACCCCTGGAGTTGGTCTTTTATTCATCAAGGAGGGCCACAGAGCGACCTAAGAGCCAGACAGGAGTCTGATCTGGATGCAgtgggcacaggctggagcagaggtgGAGGCTGGAGATGCCgtgacagggacagctgggtgCATTAAACCAGACATGAGCACTAAGGCACAGGTCAGGAGCTAATCCACAAAGCTAAGAGGGAAGAGTTGGCCCAGCAAAGCAACAGGGGAAGCAGGAGAAAGAGGTCTGAGAGAGGACCTTGGTTGAAGACCTATTTAGCCAGAGGAAGGGAGTTTGCAGAGGCCAAAAATCTTGGAAGGAAACAGTCTACTTGCTCCAGCACCAACAACAGAGCAATATTCTCAGTTTCAGCCACGACTTCCAAGACATTTCTCCCAGTTCAAGATTTGAATCTCCAGAGCTTTGGTGAAGGTCCCTCAGCCATGTACTGTCACTCCTTTCAACATGAGTGAAGCAAATTTTCCACAGGTCTGGACCTTCCATCTCTAGCTTGTTAATTCATTTTCCATGTGCTGGATCCTGCACCCAGAAAAGGCAACAGAGATGTGGGTTCAGTCCTCCAGCTCTTCCAAACATGTTGTGGTTAGCGTTTCCTTCTCCCTCTGACTCCCTGCACTCTATTTTCCACCAGTGCtcttgggctggggctgcatAGCTGGCCCTCGGGGCACAAAGGCACAGGAGCCAGGAACACCCCTCTCTGACCAGGAATACCATCAGTTCTTCAAGTTCCTGAGGATCACCATCCAAGCCAGAACCGCCTGCCAGCTCCGCGAGCTGTACGGCTGCAAGAACTCACTTGTCCAGAGGCTGGATGAGTACGAAAACCACGGAGTCATCCCTTTAGGTAAAGCCAGCCATGATTCCCAAGGGCAGGCAGTTGGACATGGACAGGAGTCCTGCATGGCCCTGATCACTGGGAGAGGAAACACTCAGGATCTGGGGAGGAGAAGTAGGGGGAGAGAGGTGGGTAGCAATCCTGCAGTGAGAAGAAGGCATGTGCTCACGGGCAGCCTCTCTCACATTTCATTGGATCCACGGAAATCCAATGGATTCCCTAGGACCAATCCCTAGGACCAGCTTCCTCTCGTCCCTTGGGTCATGAAGATGACCAAGAAGCAGTGGAGTTTCTCAAAAGGTCCCCATGTGACACAGGGGGGTTTTCTTGGAGGGATGTCACTCCACAGGGAGGTTATTGCAAAGGGGGATGCCAGCACTGGAGTCTGTCACTGGGTCTGTGTCTTTATTTGCCTCTTTCTAGGGCCTATATGCTCCGAACTGCCAGAAAACCCTTCCTTCCACAATTTCTGCACCTTTTCTCTTTATCGCTGTATTATGAAACAGTATTTCCTTAAGGTGAGTTATTTGGCTGTTTCCTGGAGACTATGGTGTGCTCTGGGCAATTTATAGGCAAAAGAGAGAGCCCTAAATACGAGTAAGTAGGAAGACAGAAAGCTAAAAGACAGGGAAGATAGAAGAGAACCATGGGCAGCCCATCATGCAGGGGCACTCACACCAAGCTGATTAGCTAACACAGatggcacctgcagccccttgccAAAAAGGAGACTTTGTAGGAGGCATTCTTCAAGAAAATGAACCTCTGAGGACCGCCTCAGCCCTCTTCCTTAGCTCTCATTCCCAACCAAGTTGAGACAATCTAGGTTTCTCCAGAAGAAAGGGGGATTTATGTAGGCCAGAAGAGAGTAAAGAGAGCTGTGAATCCCAAGAGAGGTTTATGAGGAGACTTGACAAAGAAAGGATATGAAGGTTTATATTTCTTTCCTGGGCTCATCTTAGTAGGAAATGGGAAAGATGAGATTGTGCAGTGAGAGCTAAACCCACAGAAGAGGGCTGTGCATAGGTGCCTGCTCCTAAGGCTCTCCAGAGGAATGTTTTCTCCTCCACAGAGGACTGTGTGCCCAGGACGCCCAGAGACACAAAGCATTCAATCCGGTGCCAGCCCCATCGTGAGCAGTGATGCCATGCCATCCAGCAGCTTTGGCCCCCTGCCAGCTCCCCCCATGCCTCCCACACCTCACTCCAGCCCCGAGACAGAGGCACCTGTGAGCCCCACCTCCTTCCCTGTGAGCACAGAACCAATTCCCTTCGGCCCAGAAGCCACAGAGGTGACAGCCAGTGGCCAGCAGCAAGGACCCCTGCCCAACAGTGACATCGAGGATCTCCTCCTGAGGATACTGGACAGCCAGGTGCAGACTTCACTGCAGACAATGAAGTTGTTGATGT
This Agelaius phoeniceus isolate bAgePho1 chromosome 5, bAgePho1.hap1, whole genome shotgun sequence DNA region includes the following protein-coding sequences:
- the LOC129119955 gene encoding uncharacterized protein LOC129119955 codes for the protein MLILPRKRYLDFLLLGWGCIAGPRGTKAQEPGTPLSDQEYHQFFKFLRITIQARTACQLRELYGCKNSLVQRLDEYENHGVIPLGPICSELPENPSFHNFCTFSLYRCIMKQYFLKRTVCPGRPETQSIQSGASPIVSSDAMPSSSFGPLPAPPMPPTPHSSPETEAPVSPTSFPVSTEPIPFGPEATEVTASGQQQGPLPNSDIEDLLLRILDSQVQTSLQTMKLLMSVGKAVKEEELQKAAMTLLVALNNANVSWSPTN